The following DNA comes from Flavobacterium sp. N3904.
TTTGAATTCTTTTCCGTAGTCCATTTTAATTAGTTTATAAGTTTATAAGTTTATAAGGTATATTTTCTAATGTTTTATATTGTTTTAATGGCAAAGCAAAGGTCATACCTTTTTGTTTTTTGTGACAAACTGTCTCATAATAATTACTGAGTTTGTATGTCAACTATCTCGAACTACTTTTATTTAACCATTTCAAACAAAAGAGCGTCAAAACTAAAATCTTTTGACGCTCAAATATACTTAATTTTTTATAAATTATTCCCCGTAAGAAGCAGCAATAAATTCGTCATAAGTTACTTCTTTCGTAGCTGGATTCGCTTTTTCTTTGAATAATTCAAGTAATTTAGCTGCAACTACTTGGTCAGATAATCTTTTCACTTCTTCTTGGTTAGACAATACTCTTGCCACAATTCCTTGAACTTCTTCGTCAGTAGGATTTGTTTGTCCAAATTGAGCCATTTGTTGTTTGATTGCATTTGTTGTAAACGCTTTCAAATCTTCAAAAGTAATTTGAATATTGCTTGTAGCCATTGCTTTTCCTTCAATCAATTGAAAACGCAATCCTCTTTCAGATCTTGCATATTCTACGATTGCTTCTTCTGGAGTCAATTGTTTTTCTCCAACAGTTTGCAACCATTTGATTAAGAATTCAGATGGCAAATCGAATTTTGTATTTTCGATCAAAAATTCTTGAACATCAGCCAATAATTTTTGGTCAGCTTGTTGAGCAAACTGAGATTCAGCATCTTCTTTGATTTTTGCTTTCAAGTCTTCCAATGAAGCTACATTTCCAGCACCAAAAAGTTTGTCGAACAATTCTTGGTTCAACTCAGCCAATTCAGCTCCGTTAATCGCTTCGATAGTGAAGTCAACATCTACTGCCAAACCGTGTACGCTATCGTGACCTACTTTCAAATAATCCATCAATTGGTGGTCATCTTCAAATAAACCTTTAGTGTTTACAGTAACAACGTCACCTACTTTTTTCCCGATGAATTTATCAGCAGTCGCTTTATCTTTAAAAATTGACAACGCAATTGTAGTTGTATTGTTGATTCCTTCAGCCTCATTAGAGAAAGTTCCGGTAATATCAGAGTCGGCTACAACAACATCCTGAGGAATTGGAGTTCCAAATTGTTTTTGAATACGCGCTACTTGACCGTCAATTAATTTGTCATCGGCAGTAACTATATATTTTACGATATCATTTT
Coding sequences within:
- a CDS encoding trigger factor, producing the protein MDIKRVAIDAVNETIVMTVVHMDYKGQVAKRINEKMPLATVKGFRKGAVPKDLVEKQYGKAIKQEEVKKVVDLALERFVQSERLNLLGTPLPKVNENFNWDAEELVFEYEIGLVPHFDLDLEAKNDIVKYIVTADDKLIDGQVARIQKQFGTPIPQDVVVADSDITGTFSNEAEGINNTTTIALSIFKDKATADKFIGKKVGDVVTVNTKGLFEDDHQLMDYLKVGHDSVHGLAVDVDFTIEAINGAELAELNQELFDKLFGAGNVASLEDLKAKIKEDAESQFAQQADQKLLADVQEFLIENTKFDLPSEFLIKWLQTVGEKQLTPEEAIVEYARSERGLRFQLIEGKAMATSNIQITFEDLKAFTTNAIKQQMAQFGQTNPTDEEVQGIVARVLSNQEEVKRLSDQVVAAKLLELFKEKANPATKEVTYDEFIAASYGE